The Lactobacillus acidophilus DNA segment ATGATATTGTTCTGTTAGAATAGCCACTAATTCGGATCTAGTCTTTTTACTAATCTTAGCTTTTTCTAATAAGCTAACAACATCAGAAGCGGAGTATTGGTCTTGATGACCTGATTCTACTAATTTAATAAAATGATCATATTTTTGATCATTTAAGCTTTGACTTGCTTCTAATAAATCTTTCTTGTCTAATGCTGGTGTTATAGTATGATTGGTAAATTCAATCATATCTTCATAAAACTCTACGTTAGGCAACGTATTTTTATCGGTTCTTTCAACCTTGAAGTAGTTTTTATTTATTTCGTCTTTTATCACTAATTCAATTGATCTAACTTCTTCATCAGATAAACTACAGAACGGATTATTATCAAAATCTTCATTTTTAAGTTCTTTTATTTCAAATCGATTATCAGGCAGAAAATTAAATTGAAGAACCTTTTTGTCGTTATCTTTTCTGAATTGTTTGAAGAAAGTAAACTGAGTTGGCATTTCTTGATTATCTATCAAACTAATGCTTTTTTCTTTTAGATCATTTTTAATTATCAATTCTTTAACTGCTGAATAAAGAGTGGCATTTAAAGATTCGATTAGTAAATTTTCAACAGTTATGTGTTGAGTATCTACTGAAGGATGGTACAGATCAGTTAAATTATTTTTAGCATAGTGTTCAGTATTATGAATAATGTTTAGTTTTAAAGAAGTTTCTGAAGAATTAACTACTTTTATATTTATTTTCTTTAAAGACTTAGTTAAGTATTCAACTGCATCCCGATTATCCCCGTCTACGTCAACTATCGTTATAGGATGTTCATCAGAAAAATCTTCTATTTTCTTTTTAAGCTTCTTGGTTTCTGTATCTTGAGACTTACTGAGTTGCTGACTTTGAACTTCAATTTCTTTAAATGCTAATGGAGAAAAATATTGTCCAAATTGTTGATTGAAAACATCTAGCAATCTATATAACATCCCTGATTTTGATTTTACGAAAGTAGCATAGTGATTTCGTGCAGCTAGTTTTAAAAACTTAGTTATTGTTGGTTTGCTATTTTTAACTGGAGGCGTAATAAGATAATAATTTTTATTTTCATCGTTTTTCCAACCTCTACCCGCTAATCTTATTTGTTTAGTTTTTCTATTTATTTTTAATCTTGGTTTACCTACCATATTTTCAAGTCGATCAGAATCTATTACTCTAATCTGTGAAAAGCAGCGAGTAGAGATTCTAGCAACTAAATCGTCGTTCAGCGAGAACTCATCAATATTTAGTGTTTTACCTTCGTTATGTGAGTTTGAGCTACCAAGAAGATAAAGTGTACCTGTTAAACTAGAACCTTCTAAAACGTTTTGATCAATAATTTGATTGAAGAAAAGTTGCAAAAGAGCAATTTGAGGCATTTGCTTAATCTCGTCTTTATTTAGTTTGTGAGGATAAAATATATCCTTATTGTATTCGACCAATGCCTTGTTTAGTTTATCCACATCAACTGTGTTTTTTCGGCATAAACAATATACTATTTTTTTGTTATCTTGTTCTGAGTAATCTAATGCAACGATTCTTTGTAAAATTTTGTCTTTACTTTTATTTACACTAAGGAATGTTTCTCTAATGGGATAAGTATCTTTTTCGACTTTAATTGCAAACAAATCAAAGTCCTGCAAAATTTTATCTGCATTTATTTTCTCAACAGGCTTTAGCTGATTAACAGTGATTTTATTCATTATTGTCTGTCTCCTAAATTCTTTAAATCATTAATAACGTTAAAATCTAATTTACCGTCGTTTTTAAACAAAGCTGGATAAATATAAATGGCTCCGTCTTGGGTATCATCACTAATCTTCTGAGCAATATAATCGTTCCCTGACCAATTGTAAAAATTAATAATGACTGCACTATTGCCCTTCATTTGTGATAATTTATTAGTCTCCTTCTTCAAAAAGTCTGTCTTATTTTGAT contains these protein-coding regions:
- a CDS encoding ATPase; its protein translation is MNKITVNQLKPVEKINADKILQDFDLFAIKVEKDTYPIRETFLSVNKSKDKILQRIVALDYSEQDNKKIVYCLCRKNTVDVDKLNKALVEYNKDIFYPHKLNKDEIKQMPQIALLQLFFNQIIDQNVLEGSSLTGTLYLLGSSNSHNEGKTLNIDEFSLNDDLVARISTRCFSQIRVIDSDRLENMVGKPRLKINRKTKQIRLAGRGWKNDENKNYYLITPPVKNSKPTITKFLKLAARNHYATFVKSKSGMLYRLLDVFNQQFGQYFSPLAFKEIEVQSQQLSKSQDTETKKLKKKIEDFSDEHPITIVDVDGDNRDAVEYLTKSLKKINIKVVNSSETSLKLNIIHNTEHYAKNNLTDLYHPSVDTQHITVENLLIESLNATLYSAVKELIIKNDLKEKSISLIDNQEMPTQFTFFKQFRKDNDKKVLQFNFLPDNRFEIKELKNEDFDNNPFCSLSDEEVRSIELVIKDEINKNYFKVERTDKNTLPNVEFYEDMIEFTNHTITPALDKKDLLEASQSLNDQKYDHFIKLVESGHQDQYSASDVVSLLEKAKISKKTRSELVAILTEQYHFIISVDSRSAWARDHYLNGLTDINYYQEKSSLYYNVGVIGKGMNMSINKGSIVRKISPIDLLNDEDGLSSKDIFDLIDTMLVTFVKYTDLTVLPFPEKYLNEYYRLFVKNSDE